The following DNA comes from Paenibacillus crassostreae.
TATTTTTTCGAAGAATAAGGTTTATTCCACCTCCCATATGTGAATCCTAACATCCTCCAACTATCAGAGAAGTTAGGGTTCATTTTAAATTACAATTATGTTTACGCTTACAAAATAATGTCGAAAAGTGGCATGCCTAGACATGCCCATCTGTTAAATTATAACTTTTCACTCACAATCTTGTCTAGTAATACAGCACACCCTGCATCCATTAGCGCATATACTTCTTCGAAATTACCTGTGTAATAAGGATCTGGTACTTCACGTAAGGTCTCTGAAGGCAATAAATCCATAAAACTAACGATAGTAGCCTCATCTCCACCTATCAATTTTCGCAGATTAGTCAAATTGGATTGATCCATACATATAACATAGTCGAATTCAATGAAATCCTGACTTGTTACCTGACGCGCTACCATGCCTTCATAACTTATTCCACGCTCATCTAGTAGCTTCCTTGTTCCTTCATGAGGCTGATGACCAATATGCCAATCTCCAGTTCCCGCAGAATCAACTAAAATTTGGCTCTCTAATCCTCTGTTCTTTATTTTATTACGTAGAACGGCTTCACCCATAGGTGATCGGCAAATGTTACCTAAACAAACAAACAGTACGTTAATCATATTTCCCATCCTTTTTGTCTATTATCAAATCTCATTGTACCAACAATACTTTATATTTGTACAACCCTCTATTCTCAATTATACTAAGTTCAAGCAAATCTTAAGTTAAACCAACTGGAGGATTATATACATATATGAAACAGAAACGAGTAATCATTTTTTCGGGTGGTCATCTTCATCCAGAGTTCCTAAATGAAATTCAAGCAGATGACTTCATAATTGGTGCTGACAAAGGTGCCTTATTTCTAATACATAACAACGTCCATCCACATCTTTCTGTTGGGGATTTTGATTCTATAACAGCCGAAGAGCAGCAACTAGTTACTGCATCTAGCGGTTCTACCCTAGCTTGTGATGCTTTTGATAAAAACCTTACGGATACCGAACTTGCATTTGAATTAGCTCTGGAACAACATCCTACTCATATCTTGCTAGTCGGAGCTACAGGCACACGTATTGATCACACTTTAGCTAATATTCATTTGCTAAGTAAAGCTTTAGAGCATCAGATTCCATTTGCTATTCTAGACAATCATAATTATATTACAATGACTGATTCTACTCTTATGGTCACAAATCAAGGTTATGATTACATCTCCCTTTTGCCCATGACACCTGAAGTGACAGGAATTACACTTGAGGGTTTCGTTTACCCATTATACAATGCAACTCTAACCATCGGACAATCCCTAGGTATTAGCAATCGTCTTTCTACGAGTACAGGTCATATCTCTGTCAGATCAGGTTCATTACTCGTCATTCAAAGTAAAGATTAATGATTACAAGATTGTAACAATTAATTGAGATTTCATTGAGCCGAAAACCTTATCCCACCTAGGTTTTCGGCTTTTCTATGTCTCAATATTTTTCTTTTCTATTATTTCTCAATATTTTTAATCAAATTTTAATAGAGTACGTTTAAACCTTGGTATATTCATCTTTTTATATCATATTCCTTTATTTGGTTGGTTACAAAACTGTTATACTAACTTCCGAGCCCAGAATCATCACTACTAGAAACCAACTATGGAGGTATTACAACATGACAAGACAGACATGGACTCATAGATTAGCAATCGTAGGAATTTGTTCAACATTAGCACTTGGCGGTGCTGTCACCATAGCTAACCCGGTAGCTGAAGCTGCTACTACTGCAACTGCATCAACAACGAAGGCTAATAAGATTATTAATTATGGTAAGTCATTCTTAGGGGTTCCATATAAATTTGGTGCTTCAACATCAACGACAAGATACTTTGATTGTTCATCTCTGATGAAACGAATCTATGGTAAGTTCGGTGTTACTTTACCCCGTACTTCTGCAGCTCAGGCAAAAAAAGGAGTCGCTGTTTCTAAAGCAAACCTAAAAAAGGGAGATTTATTATTCTTCTCTACTGGAAGTAGATCCACAGGTAGGAATATAACTCATGTAGGAATGTATATCGGAAATGGTAACATGCTTCACACTTATGGCTCACCTGGTGTTATGATCACAAATATTAACAAAGCACATTGGAAGAAAACATACGTCAAAGCACGTCGTGTTCTTTAAAACTTAATGAATCCTTATTCAATCAACTCATAAATATATTGATATTCTGAACAGCTGACAGTTAATAATGTCAGCTGTTCGTTTTTGATATACTCAATTCACTCTCAATATATAACCTACTCCACGCAAAGTATGAATCATTTTATCCCGATGGCCTTTATCGATCTTCAATCTTAAATAACGGATATAGACATCAACCACATTTGTACCCATTGCATATTCGTACTTCCACACTTCTTTCAATATTTGATCTCTGCTACATACTTGATTGACATGTCTCGCTAAATATAACATTAAATCATATTCTTTCGGAGTAAGAACAACAGCCTGTAAATTACGCATAACTTGACGACTTCTAAGATCAATATGGAGTTCACCAATTTGAATTGGTAAGTAATTCTCAAGCTGTTTAATTGATAAAAGGTTAAAAATATTAAGTATGCGGAGCAATAAAATATCGTTCACAACAGGTTTATTGATATATTCATTTGCTCCTAACCTAAAGGCATTCACAACATTTTCGTCTAACTCCATATGAGAAAGAACCATAATCGGAAAAAATTTTATTCTCGCCCTCATGGGTCTGATCACAGAATACTCATCTCTACTCTTTCCATAATCGAGTATGACCATATTAATGGTCTCATTATTTTCAATGAAAGACAAAGCCTCTTGGTCATGTTCAACCTCAACCACTTCATATTGTTCTATTCTTAATGCCTCTATAGTCGTGAGAGCAGTTTCGCTTTCATAATTCACATACAGGATGATATTAGCCATGTGCACTCACCAATTTCCCAGTGGTATGATGAAACGTATTACACAATCCTTAGCTTGCTCCACACAAAAAAATC
Coding sequences within:
- a CDS encoding thiamine diphosphokinase codes for the protein MKQKRVIIFSGGHLHPEFLNEIQADDFIIGADKGALFLIHNNVHPHLSVGDFDSITAEEQQLVTASSGSTLACDAFDKNLTDTELAFELALEQHPTHILLVGATGTRIDHTLANIHLLSKALEHQIPFAILDNHNYITMTDSTLMVTNQGYDYISLLPMTPEVTGITLEGFVYPLYNATLTIGQSLGISNRLSTSTGHISVRSGSLLVIQSKD
- a CDS encoding C40 family peptidase; the protein is MTRQTWTHRLAIVGICSTLALGGAVTIANPVAEAATTATASTTKANKIINYGKSFLGVPYKFGASTSTTRYFDCSSLMKRIYGKFGVTLPRTSAAQAKKGVAVSKANLKKGDLLFFSTGSRSTGRNITHVGMYIGNGNMLHTYGSPGVMITNINKAHWKKTYVKARRVL
- a CDS encoding response regulator transcription factor, with the protein product MANIILYVNYESETALTTIEALRIEQYEVVEVEHDQEALSFIENNETINMVILDYGKSRDEYSVIRPMRARIKFFPIMVLSHMELDENVVNAFRLGANEYINKPVVNDILLLRILNIFNLLSIKQLENYLPIQIGELHIDLRSRQVMRNLQAVVLTPKEYDLMLYLARHVNQVCSRDQILKEVWKYEYAMGTNVVDVYIRYLRLKIDKGHRDKMIHTLRGVGYILRVN
- a CDS encoding low molecular weight protein-tyrosine-phosphatase, which produces MINVLFVCLGNICRSPMGEAVLRNKIKNRGLESQILVDSAGTGDWHIGHQPHEGTRKLLDERGISYEGMVARQVTSQDFIEFDYVICMDQSNLTNLRKLIGGDEATIVSFMDLLPSETLREVPDPYYTGNFEEVYALMDAGCAVLLDKIVSEKL